ATTCCTTGCTGGACAGATAAATGGAACATCTGGATATGAAGAGGCAGCAGCTCAAGGGCTTATTGCAGGTATAAATGCTGTTAGAAAAATAAGAAATCTTGATCCTGTAATCTTAGACAGAGCAGATTCATATATTGGAACACTTATAGATGATCTGGTTTCTAAGGGTACTAATGAGCCTTATAGAATGTTTACAGCAAGAAGTGAGTATAGATTACTGTTAAGAGAAGATAACGCTGATTTGAGACTATCTAGAATCGGATATGAGGTAGGACTTTTACCTGAAGAGGAATACAGAAGAGTACAACAAAAGGAAAAAGATGTTGAGGAGATAAAAGCTAAACTAATGAATGCCTTTGTTGGACCAGGTAACCCAAGAGTTAATGAGATATTAGCTCAAAAAGGTGAAACTCTATTAAAAGATGGATGTACTTATTATGAGCTACTTAGAAGACCTAGAGTGACATTTGATGATATCAGATACATCAGTGAGTTGTCAGATCTTAATTTAGCAGAGTATCCTCATGATACTGAGTATCAAGTAGAAGTACAGGTTAAATATTCAGGTTATATAGATAGAGCTATGAAAATGATAGAAAAACATAAGAGTCTTGAAAATAAGAGAATCCCAGCTGATCTTGATTATGACCAGCTTAAGAATATGCCAAAAGAGGCAAAGGATAAGTTAAAGGCAGCAAGACCTTATAATATAGGACAGGCTTCAAGAATATCTGGAGTTTCTCCTGCAGATATTCAGGTTTTATTGATATATTTGAAAACGAAAGGAAATTATTAATGAAAGAACTTCTTATAGAAGGATTAAATAAAATAAATGTAAAATATACAGAGGAAAAAATAGATGATTTAATAAAGTATCTAAATCTTCTAGTTGAATACAATTCTCATACAAATCTTACTGCAGTAAGAGATGAAGAGGGAATAATAGAGAAACACTTTATTGACTCACTACTTTTACAAAACTATATTCCAGAAGATGCTAAAAGTGCTATTGATGTTGGAACAGGAGCAGGATTTCCAGGAATGGTGCTTGCAATATTCAATAGAAATATCAATTTTACACTTATGGATTCAGTAGGGAAAAAGACTAAATTTCTTGAAATGGTAAAAGAGGAATTGAATCTTGAAAATGTAGAGGTAGTAACTTCAAGAGCTGAGGAATTTGCTTCAGATAAAACAAAAGAGAGATATGATTTAGGGCTATGCAGAGGAGTATCAAAGCTTAGCACAATTCTTGAGTATATAGTTCCATTTTTAAAGGTGGGAGGAACATTTCTATCACAGAAAATGGAGGGAACAGGAGAGGAAAAAGAAGCAGCAAATGCACTTGCAATATTAGGTGCTGAAATAAAAGAGATTTACAACTTAGAACTTCCTTTCTGTCATGACCCAAGAGTTATAATTGATATAAAGAAAGTCAAAAAAACAGAAAAAAAATATCCTAGAAGAACAGGAATACCTTTAAAAAGACCACTATAAAAGGAGTGAAGAGGAAAATGACAGAATTTTGCAAGAAACATAAAAAGAAAATTATTGTTGTTAGTTTCCTCTTTTTCTTATTTTTTGGAGGTTTTTTAAATCTGAAATATAATCTTCCTAAGACAGTAGAGGTACTTACAGGACTTTTTGTTGGACCAAAATTCAAAAGCAGTAAGATTATATTTGAGAAGGACAAAATAGTAGTAAAAGACTTTGTTTTACAGGATAAGAAAGAGGTTATAATCTCATCTCCTGAAGTTGACATACTCTATGATGATGAATCTCTTAAAAATTATAGAATAAAAGAGATTATAATGAATGGTGGACAGGCAAATATAACAAGAAGAAAAAATGGAGATATTAACATTGTTGCTGCTTTTACTGGTAGCAGTGATGACAGTAAAGAGGAGCCACCAAAGGATAGTAAAAAAGAGGAAAAATATGATCCTGGAATAGGGGTTCCTATAGATAAGATAACTGGGATAAATGTAACAACTACTTATAGAGATTTAGGTTATAGACTGCCAATAGAAAAAACAGCCTATGATACAAATGGATATCTTACATTTAGTAAAACTAAAGGATTGGATCTTCACTTTGTTGGTAAAAATAAAGATGAGATATATGATTTTGCCTTTACTAACTATAATGAACCTTACTGGATGAGGATAAAGCTGTCAAAT
This window of the Fusobacterium sp. DD2 genome carries:
- the rsmG gene encoding 16S rRNA (guanine(527)-N(7))-methyltransferase RsmG, which produces MKELLIEGLNKINVKYTEEKIDDLIKYLNLLVEYNSHTNLTAVRDEEGIIEKHFIDSLLLQNYIPEDAKSAIDVGTGAGFPGMVLAIFNRNINFTLMDSVGKKTKFLEMVKEELNLENVEVVTSRAEEFASDKTKERYDLGLCRGVSKLSTILEYIVPFLKVGGTFLSQKMEGTGEEKEAANALAILGAEIKEIYNLELPFCHDPRVIIDIKKVKKTEKKYPRRTGIPLKRPL